From a region of the Malania oleifera isolate guangnan ecotype guangnan chromosome 12, ASM2987363v1, whole genome shotgun sequence genome:
- the LOC131144504 gene encoding uncharacterized protein At1g27050 — MFLPKMSRKRDKPYLSRHAPTSTPKRRRPPPPPFQPAAHAAMEPSAKALSAAVLVIGLPLDCSVLDLKSRFEIYGCVSRIRIERDGLAYITFRSKSSAEAAIAASLDPSFGINLYSKRVQVVWTNDPLPSKIHGSSSKLLRAEVPLSRRGRGNKLGSRNTGGSSEIDVPYKGREIVAYDDVL, encoded by the exons ATGTTCCTTCCCAAGATGAGCCGTAAGAGAGACAAGCCCTACCTCTCGCGCCACGCGCCCACCTCCACTCCCAAACGACGTCGTCCTCCTCCCCCTCCTTTCCAACCGGCCGCTCATGCCGCCATGGAGCCCTCCGCGAAGGCCCTCTCGGCGGCGGTCCTCGTGATCGGTCTGCCTCTGGACTGCTCCGTCCTCGACCTCAAGTCGCGCTTCGAGATCTACGGCTGCGTCTCCCGCATCCGCATCGAGCGCGATGGTCTCGCCTACATCACCTTCCGATCCAAGTCCTCCGCCGAGGCCGCCATTGCCGCCTCCCTCGACCCTTCTTTTGGCATCAACCTCTACTCCAAACGG GTACAGGTAGTATGGACGAATGACCCTCTTCCGAGCAAGATCCATGGGTCAAGTTCGAAGCTTTTAAGGGCTGAGGTGCCTCTGAGTAGACGCGGAAGAGGTAATAAGCTTGGGTCCAGGAATACTGGTGGTAGTTCAGAGATAGATGTGCCTTACAAAGGCAGGGAAATAGTCGCCTATGACGATGTTCTATAA
- the LOC131144503 gene encoding ultraviolet-B receptor UVR8 isoform X3: MRNNLGPLGRKERMERHCGLMETDGSAEQVQEEDAEQRALPVQHQEVWSWGAGTEGQLGTAKLQDELLPQLILPPSAAAAAAGSPISLLACGGAHVIALTPGGRVLTWGRGTSGQLGHGESMNSLQPKPVMALESFFITHASAGWSHSGFVSDTGCLFTCGHGSFGQLGHGDYKSQCSPIEVSYFNSRHVKQIACGMRHSLVLLRGSVDATHSRDQVYGFGSGKRGQLGVSKARMGKINLPQVTLGLDDVEIVSICTNGDHSAALSADGHLYTWGRGFCGVSDAYCPQRLPSSLQFIQAALGWSHAFALTGDGEVFMHGGNFHGVLSHPQKMSPVMQFSDSREADLMKVPGLEGIKVVQIAAGAEHSGLVTEKGVIKMWGWGEHGQLGLGDTCDQTTPQAVSLAQQISNNEHSVTKIFCGSGFTYAVRMLHLTSQT; the protein is encoded by the exons ATGCGAAACAATCTAGGACCTTTGGGCAGAAAAGAACGAATGGAGAGACATTGTGGTTTAATGGAAACAGATGGAAGTGCCGAGCAAGTACAAGAAGAAGATGCAGAACAGCGGGCGCTGCCAGTTCAGCACCAAGAAGTATGGAGTTGGGGAGCCGGCACCGAGGGGCAGCTGGGGACGGCCAAGCTTCAAGACGAACTCCTCCCACAACTCATCCTCCCCCCTTCTgctgccgccgccgccgccggATCCCCCATCTCTCTGCTCGCCTGCGGCGGTGCTCACGTTATTGCCTTGACCCCTG gtGGGAGGGTTTTGACATGGGGACGGGGCACGTCCGGACAACTAGGTCATGGGGAATCCATGAACAGTCTCCAACCGAAGCCTGTAATGGCCTTGGAAAGCTTTTTCATAACCCATGCTTCTGCTGGATGGAGCCACTCTGGATTTGTCTCAG ATACTGGATGCCTTTTCACTTGTGGACATGGCTCATTCGGTCAGCTTGGGCATGGTGACTACAAGTCACAGTGTTCTCCTATTGAAGTTTCATACTTCAATTCCAGGCATGTCAAACAGATAGCATGTGGTATGCGCCATTCCCTGGTCTTGTTGAGAG GATCAGTTGATGCAACACATTCCAGAGATCAAGTTTATGGATTTGGGTCCGGGAAGCGTGGTCAACTGGGCGTTTCCAAGGCTAGGATGGGAAAAataaatctacctcaagttactcTTGGATTAGATGACGTTGAGATAGTTAGCATTTGTACAAATGGAGATCATAGTGCCGCATTATCTG CTGACGGGCATCTGTACACTTGGGGAAGAGGGTTCTGTGGTGTTTCTGATGCTTACTGCCCCCAGCGTTTACCTTCATCTTTGCAGTTCATCCAAGCTGCCCTTGGATGGAGTCATGCTTTCGCATTAACAG GTGATGGGGAAGTGTTTATGCATGGTGGCAACTTCCATGGAGTGCTTAGTCATCCTCAAAAGATGAGCCCGGTGATGCAGTTTTCTG ATTCAAGAGAAGCTGATTTGATGAAGGTACCTGGTCTTGAGGGGATAAAAGTTGTACAGATTGCAGCTGGAGCTGAGCACTCAGGACTAGTAACAG AGAAGGGAGTAATAAAGATGTGGGGTTGGGGAGAACATGGTCAGCTGGGCTTGGGTGATACATGTGATCAGACCACCCCTCAGGCAGTTAGCCTAGCTCAACAGATTTCCAACAATGAGCACTCCGTTACCAAAATTTTCTGTGGAAGTGGATTCACGTATGCTGTAAGGATGCTTCATCTCACTTCTCAGACATAA
- the LOC131144503 gene encoding ultraviolet-B receptor UVR8 isoform X5 — protein sequence MRNNLGPLGRKERMERHCGLMETDGSAEQVQEEDAEQRALPVQHQEVWSWGAGTEGQLGTAKLQDELLPQLILPPSAAAAAAGSPISLLACGGAHVIALTPGGRVLTWGRGTSGQLGHGESMNSLQPKPVMALESFFITHASAGWSHSGFVSDTGCLFTCGHGSFGQLGHGDYKSQCSPIEVSYFNSRHVKQIACGMRHSLVLLRVDATHSRDQVYGFGSGKRGQLGVSKARMGKINLPQVTLGLDDVEIVSICTNGDHSAALSADGHLYTWGRGFCGVSDAYCPQRLPSSLQFIQAALGWSHAFALTGDGEVFMHGGNFHGVLSHPQKMSPVMQFSDSREADLMKVPGLEGIKVVQIAAGAEHSGLVTEKGVIKMWGWGEHGQLGLGDTCDQTTPQAVSLAQQISNNEHSVTKIFCGSGFTYAVRMLHLTSQT from the exons ATGCGAAACAATCTAGGACCTTTGGGCAGAAAAGAACGAATGGAGAGACATTGTGGTTTAATGGAAACAGATGGAAGTGCCGAGCAAGTACAAGAAGAAGATGCAGAACAGCGGGCGCTGCCAGTTCAGCACCAAGAAGTATGGAGTTGGGGAGCCGGCACCGAGGGGCAGCTGGGGACGGCCAAGCTTCAAGACGAACTCCTCCCACAACTCATCCTCCCCCCTTCTgctgccgccgccgccgccggATCCCCCATCTCTCTGCTCGCCTGCGGCGGTGCTCACGTTATTGCCTTGACCCCTG gtGGGAGGGTTTTGACATGGGGACGGGGCACGTCCGGACAACTAGGTCATGGGGAATCCATGAACAGTCTCCAACCGAAGCCTGTAATGGCCTTGGAAAGCTTTTTCATAACCCATGCTTCTGCTGGATGGAGCCACTCTGGATTTGTCTCAG ATACTGGATGCCTTTTCACTTGTGGACATGGCTCATTCGGTCAGCTTGGGCATGGTGACTACAAGTCACAGTGTTCTCCTATTGAAGTTTCATACTTCAATTCCAGGCATGTCAAACAGATAGCATGTGGTATGCGCCATTCCCTGGTCTTGTTGAGAG TTGATGCAACACATTCCAGAGATCAAGTTTATGGATTTGGGTCCGGGAAGCGTGGTCAACTGGGCGTTTCCAAGGCTAGGATGGGAAAAataaatctacctcaagttactcTTGGATTAGATGACGTTGAGATAGTTAGCATTTGTACAAATGGAGATCATAGTGCCGCATTATCTG CTGACGGGCATCTGTACACTTGGGGAAGAGGGTTCTGTGGTGTTTCTGATGCTTACTGCCCCCAGCGTTTACCTTCATCTTTGCAGTTCATCCAAGCTGCCCTTGGATGGAGTCATGCTTTCGCATTAACAG GTGATGGGGAAGTGTTTATGCATGGTGGCAACTTCCATGGAGTGCTTAGTCATCCTCAAAAGATGAGCCCGGTGATGCAGTTTTCTG ATTCAAGAGAAGCTGATTTGATGAAGGTACCTGGTCTTGAGGGGATAAAAGTTGTACAGATTGCAGCTGGAGCTGAGCACTCAGGACTAGTAACAG AGAAGGGAGTAATAAAGATGTGGGGTTGGGGAGAACATGGTCAGCTGGGCTTGGGTGATACATGTGATCAGACCACCCCTCAGGCAGTTAGCCTAGCTCAACAGATTTCCAACAATGAGCACTCCGTTACCAAAATTTTCTGTGGAAGTGGATTCACGTATGCTGTAAGGATGCTTCATCTCACTTCTCAGACATAA
- the LOC131144503 gene encoding ultraviolet-B receptor UVR8 isoform X1, giving the protein MRNNLGPLGRKERMERHCGLMETDGSAEQVQEEDAEQRALPVQHQEVWSWGAGTEGQLGTAKLQDELLPQLILPPSAAAAAAGSPISLLACGGAHVIALTPGGRVLTWGRGTSGQLGHGESMNSLQPKPVMALESFFITHASAGWSHSGFVSDTGCLFTCGHGSFGQLGHGDYKSQCSPIEVSYFNSRHVKQIACGMRHSLVLLRGSVDATHSRDQVYGFGSGKRGQLGVSKARMGKINLPQVTLGLDDVEIVSICTNGDHSAALSADGHLYTWGRGFCGVSDAYCPQRLPSSLQFIQAALGWSHAFALTGDGEVFMHGGNFHGVLSHPQKMSPVMQFSEDSREADLMKVPGLEGIKVVQIAAGAEHSGLVTEKGVIKMWGWGEHGQLGLGDTCDQTTPQAVSLAQQISNNEHSVTKIFCGSGFTYAVPPLAVRIRWGKPIVLTDICLT; this is encoded by the exons ATGCGAAACAATCTAGGACCTTTGGGCAGAAAAGAACGAATGGAGAGACATTGTGGTTTAATGGAAACAGATGGAAGTGCCGAGCAAGTACAAGAAGAAGATGCAGAACAGCGGGCGCTGCCAGTTCAGCACCAAGAAGTATGGAGTTGGGGAGCCGGCACCGAGGGGCAGCTGGGGACGGCCAAGCTTCAAGACGAACTCCTCCCACAACTCATCCTCCCCCCTTCTgctgccgccgccgccgccggATCCCCCATCTCTCTGCTCGCCTGCGGCGGTGCTCACGTTATTGCCTTGACCCCTG gtGGGAGGGTTTTGACATGGGGACGGGGCACGTCCGGACAACTAGGTCATGGGGAATCCATGAACAGTCTCCAACCGAAGCCTGTAATGGCCTTGGAAAGCTTTTTCATAACCCATGCTTCTGCTGGATGGAGCCACTCTGGATTTGTCTCAG ATACTGGATGCCTTTTCACTTGTGGACATGGCTCATTCGGTCAGCTTGGGCATGGTGACTACAAGTCACAGTGTTCTCCTATTGAAGTTTCATACTTCAATTCCAGGCATGTCAAACAGATAGCATGTGGTATGCGCCATTCCCTGGTCTTGTTGAGAG GATCAGTTGATGCAACACATTCCAGAGATCAAGTTTATGGATTTGGGTCCGGGAAGCGTGGTCAACTGGGCGTTTCCAAGGCTAGGATGGGAAAAataaatctacctcaagttactcTTGGATTAGATGACGTTGAGATAGTTAGCATTTGTACAAATGGAGATCATAGTGCCGCATTATCTG CTGACGGGCATCTGTACACTTGGGGAAGAGGGTTCTGTGGTGTTTCTGATGCTTACTGCCCCCAGCGTTTACCTTCATCTTTGCAGTTCATCCAAGCTGCCCTTGGATGGAGTCATGCTTTCGCATTAACAG GTGATGGGGAAGTGTTTATGCATGGTGGCAACTTCCATGGAGTGCTTAGTCATCCTCAAAAGATGAGCCCGGTGATGCAGTTTTCTG AAGATTCAAGAGAAGCTGATTTGATGAAGGTACCTGGTCTTGAGGGGATAAAAGTTGTACAGATTGCAGCTGGAGCTGAGCACTCAGGACTAGTAACAG AGAAGGGAGTAATAAAGATGTGGGGTTGGGGAGAACATGGTCAGCTGGGCTTGGGTGATACATGTGATCAGACCACCCCTCAGGCAGTTAGCCTAGCTCAACAGATTTCCAACAATGAGCACTCCGTTACCAAAATTTTCTGTGGAAGTGGATTCACGTATGCT GTACCCCCCCTAGCAGTCCGGATCAGGTggggcaaacccatcgtacttacagacatatgtttgacttag
- the LOC131144503 gene encoding ultraviolet-B receptor UVR8 isoform X4: MRNNLGPLGRKERMERHCGLMETDGSAEQVQEEDAEQRALPVQHQEVWSWGAGTEGQLGTAKLQDELLPQLILPPSAAAAAAGSPISLLACGGAHVIALTPGGRVLTWGRGTSGQLGHGESMNSLQPKPVMALESFFITHASAGWSHSGFVSDTGCLFTCGHGSFGQLGHGDYKSQCSPIEVSYFNSRHVKQIACGMRHSLVLLRVDATHSRDQVYGFGSGKRGQLGVSKARMGKINLPQVTLGLDDVEIVSICTNGDHSAALSADGHLYTWGRGFCGVSDAYCPQRLPSSLQFIQAALGWSHAFALTGDGEVFMHGGNFHGVLSHPQKMSPVMQFSEDSREADLMKVPGLEGIKVVQIAAGAEHSGLVTEKGVIKMWGWGEHGQLGLGDTCDQTTPQAVSLAQQISNNEHSVTKIFCGSGFTYAVRMLHLTSQT, from the exons ATGCGAAACAATCTAGGACCTTTGGGCAGAAAAGAACGAATGGAGAGACATTGTGGTTTAATGGAAACAGATGGAAGTGCCGAGCAAGTACAAGAAGAAGATGCAGAACAGCGGGCGCTGCCAGTTCAGCACCAAGAAGTATGGAGTTGGGGAGCCGGCACCGAGGGGCAGCTGGGGACGGCCAAGCTTCAAGACGAACTCCTCCCACAACTCATCCTCCCCCCTTCTgctgccgccgccgccgccggATCCCCCATCTCTCTGCTCGCCTGCGGCGGTGCTCACGTTATTGCCTTGACCCCTG gtGGGAGGGTTTTGACATGGGGACGGGGCACGTCCGGACAACTAGGTCATGGGGAATCCATGAACAGTCTCCAACCGAAGCCTGTAATGGCCTTGGAAAGCTTTTTCATAACCCATGCTTCTGCTGGATGGAGCCACTCTGGATTTGTCTCAG ATACTGGATGCCTTTTCACTTGTGGACATGGCTCATTCGGTCAGCTTGGGCATGGTGACTACAAGTCACAGTGTTCTCCTATTGAAGTTTCATACTTCAATTCCAGGCATGTCAAACAGATAGCATGTGGTATGCGCCATTCCCTGGTCTTGTTGAGAG TTGATGCAACACATTCCAGAGATCAAGTTTATGGATTTGGGTCCGGGAAGCGTGGTCAACTGGGCGTTTCCAAGGCTAGGATGGGAAAAataaatctacctcaagttactcTTGGATTAGATGACGTTGAGATAGTTAGCATTTGTACAAATGGAGATCATAGTGCCGCATTATCTG CTGACGGGCATCTGTACACTTGGGGAAGAGGGTTCTGTGGTGTTTCTGATGCTTACTGCCCCCAGCGTTTACCTTCATCTTTGCAGTTCATCCAAGCTGCCCTTGGATGGAGTCATGCTTTCGCATTAACAG GTGATGGGGAAGTGTTTATGCATGGTGGCAACTTCCATGGAGTGCTTAGTCATCCTCAAAAGATGAGCCCGGTGATGCAGTTTTCTG AAGATTCAAGAGAAGCTGATTTGATGAAGGTACCTGGTCTTGAGGGGATAAAAGTTGTACAGATTGCAGCTGGAGCTGAGCACTCAGGACTAGTAACAG AGAAGGGAGTAATAAAGATGTGGGGTTGGGGAGAACATGGTCAGCTGGGCTTGGGTGATACATGTGATCAGACCACCCCTCAGGCAGTTAGCCTAGCTCAACAGATTTCCAACAATGAGCACTCCGTTACCAAAATTTTCTGTGGAAGTGGATTCACGTATGCTGTAAGGATGCTTCATCTCACTTCTCAGACATAA
- the LOC131144503 gene encoding ultraviolet-B receptor UVR8 isoform X2, producing MRNNLGPLGRKERMERHCGLMETDGSAEQVQEEDAEQRALPVQHQEVWSWGAGTEGQLGTAKLQDELLPQLILPPSAAAAAAGSPISLLACGGAHVIALTPGGRVLTWGRGTSGQLGHGESMNSLQPKPVMALESFFITHASAGWSHSGFVSDTGCLFTCGHGSFGQLGHGDYKSQCSPIEVSYFNSRHVKQIACGMRHSLVLLRGSVDATHSRDQVYGFGSGKRGQLGVSKARMGKINLPQVTLGLDDVEIVSICTNGDHSAALSADGHLYTWGRGFCGVSDAYCPQRLPSSLQFIQAALGWSHAFALTGDGEVFMHGGNFHGVLSHPQKMSPVMQFSEDSREADLMKVPGLEGIKVVQIAAGAEHSGLVTEKGVIKMWGWGEHGQLGLGDTCDQTTPQAVSLAQQISNNEHSVTKIFCGSGFTYAVRMLHLTSQT from the exons ATGCGAAACAATCTAGGACCTTTGGGCAGAAAAGAACGAATGGAGAGACATTGTGGTTTAATGGAAACAGATGGAAGTGCCGAGCAAGTACAAGAAGAAGATGCAGAACAGCGGGCGCTGCCAGTTCAGCACCAAGAAGTATGGAGTTGGGGAGCCGGCACCGAGGGGCAGCTGGGGACGGCCAAGCTTCAAGACGAACTCCTCCCACAACTCATCCTCCCCCCTTCTgctgccgccgccgccgccggATCCCCCATCTCTCTGCTCGCCTGCGGCGGTGCTCACGTTATTGCCTTGACCCCTG gtGGGAGGGTTTTGACATGGGGACGGGGCACGTCCGGACAACTAGGTCATGGGGAATCCATGAACAGTCTCCAACCGAAGCCTGTAATGGCCTTGGAAAGCTTTTTCATAACCCATGCTTCTGCTGGATGGAGCCACTCTGGATTTGTCTCAG ATACTGGATGCCTTTTCACTTGTGGACATGGCTCATTCGGTCAGCTTGGGCATGGTGACTACAAGTCACAGTGTTCTCCTATTGAAGTTTCATACTTCAATTCCAGGCATGTCAAACAGATAGCATGTGGTATGCGCCATTCCCTGGTCTTGTTGAGAG GATCAGTTGATGCAACACATTCCAGAGATCAAGTTTATGGATTTGGGTCCGGGAAGCGTGGTCAACTGGGCGTTTCCAAGGCTAGGATGGGAAAAataaatctacctcaagttactcTTGGATTAGATGACGTTGAGATAGTTAGCATTTGTACAAATGGAGATCATAGTGCCGCATTATCTG CTGACGGGCATCTGTACACTTGGGGAAGAGGGTTCTGTGGTGTTTCTGATGCTTACTGCCCCCAGCGTTTACCTTCATCTTTGCAGTTCATCCAAGCTGCCCTTGGATGGAGTCATGCTTTCGCATTAACAG GTGATGGGGAAGTGTTTATGCATGGTGGCAACTTCCATGGAGTGCTTAGTCATCCTCAAAAGATGAGCCCGGTGATGCAGTTTTCTG AAGATTCAAGAGAAGCTGATTTGATGAAGGTACCTGGTCTTGAGGGGATAAAAGTTGTACAGATTGCAGCTGGAGCTGAGCACTCAGGACTAGTAACAG AGAAGGGAGTAATAAAGATGTGGGGTTGGGGAGAACATGGTCAGCTGGGCTTGGGTGATACATGTGATCAGACCACCCCTCAGGCAGTTAGCCTAGCTCAACAGATTTCCAACAATGAGCACTCCGTTACCAAAATTTTCTGTGGAAGTGGATTCACGTATGCTGTAAGGATGCTTCATCTCACTTCTCAGACATAA
- the LOC131144502 gene encoding protein PTST homolog 2, chloroplastic, which yields MLSFIPASNRFAFSPCADAGLNCPVAAAFRPVVYVVELRRRRPKWTFCLNLAAARESGLLGFSNFQGAWRSGFVRRCTVWEGGGDLALEAEILEFMKKSRNPAAFPTKKELLVAGRIDLVEAIVKQGGWLSLGWDLDEAAAVGGDEVSNDNGSLVGGGSEAIQDNANSSPESDALASRVSRTSSANSCHVTTSSGRSLETASADDMGIEGILNRLEKQRNMSFGPGLKERENSSHVFSNDGGEDWRPGIPDEVADLERSSQPMISPDNGQLNDLRHMLSQNISLSNFDDWKNSHKPEMWRTWSTQRAGLSGMEFEAGEIAFDESRTGGATNCLKDEIVSVTASAGETLDGNKELNSSGGEIRPNQILSRLQHLESELSSALHLLRSKRDEVVLQKGLEGSLENLQTLSDACEFQENEIMNAQDRLRSIRAKLAVLEGKMALAIIDAQKIAEEKQKKIDDAHKALHLLRTTCIVWPNSASEVLLAGSYDGWATQRKMERSSTGIFSLCLKLYPGRYEIKFVIDGTWRIDPLRPIVNNNGYENNLLIIT from the exons ATGCTTTCCTTCATTCCCGCCTCGAATCGCTTCGCCTTCTCGCCTTGCGCCGACGCTGGTTTGAATTGCCCTGTCGCCGCCGCGTTTCGTCCGGTCGTTTACGTGGTTGAGCTCAGAAGGAGAAGACCGAAGTGGACCTTCTGCCTCAATCTTGCTGCGGCGAGGGAGAGTGGGCTTCTAGGGTTTTCTAATTTCCAAGGAGCTTGGCGGTCAGGGTTTGTGAGGCGGTGTACGGTCTGGGAAGGAGGAGGTGACTTAGCTTTGGAGGCTGAAATTTTGGAGTTCATGAAGAAATCTAGGAATCCTGCAGCTTTTCCCACCAAGAAAGAGCTTCTTGTGGCTGGGAGGATTGATTTGGTGGAGGCTATTGTGAAGCAGGGCGGTTGGCTTTCTTTGGGTTGGGATTTGGACGAGGCGGCTGCCGTTGGAGGTGACGAAGTTTCGAATGATAATGGTAGCTTAGTTGGCGGTGGCAGTGAAGCAATCCAAGATAATGCTAATAGTAGTCCAGAGAGTGATGCGTTGGCGAGCAGAGTTTCTCGGACGTCTTCTGCTAATTCCTGTCACGTAACCACCTCGTCTGGTAGATCACT AGAAACGGCATCTGCCGACGATATGGGGATTGAGGGTATATTGAATCGATTGGAGAAACAAAGAAATATGTCCTTTGGCCCTGGattgaaagagagagaaaatagcaGTCATGTGTTCAGTAATGATGGTGGAGAGGACTGGCGTCCTGGCATACCAGATGAAG TTGCTGACCTTGAAAGAAGCAGCCAACCTATGATAAGCCCCGACAATGGGCAGCTCAATGATCTGAGGCATATGCTCAGTCAGAACATATCTTTATCTAACTTTGATGATTGGAAAAACTCACACAAGCCAGAAATGTGGAGAACTTGGAGCACTCAGAGGGCAGGACTTTCAGGCATGGAATTTGAAG CTGGTGAAATTGCTTTTGATGAGAGTAGAACAGGAGGGGCAACCAATTGTTTGAAAGATGAAATTGTTTCAGTAACAGCCAGTGCTGGTGAAACTTTAGACGGAAACAAAGAATTGAACTCTTCTGGTGGAGAAATTAGACCCAATCAAATACTAAGTCGCCTTCAGCACCTGGAGTCGGAGCTTTCTTCTGCACTTCACTTATTGAGGTCTAAAAGGGATGAAGTTGTTTTGCAGAAG GGTCTTGAGGGCTCTTTGGAGAATTTGCAGACTCTTTCTGATGCATGCGAATTCCAGGAGAATGAGATCATGAATGCCCAGGACCGTTTACGTTCAATACGTGCAAAATTAGCAGTATTAGAAGGAAAGATGGCATTAGCAATAAT TGATGCACAAAAGATTGCAGAAGAGAAGCAAAAGAAGATTGATGATGCTCATAAAGCTTTACACCTTCTCCGAACTACCTGCATAGTTTGGCCTAATTCAGCCTCAGAGGTTCTTTTGGCAGGATCCTATGATGGTTGGGCTACACAG AGAAAGATGGAGAGGTCCTCTACAGGTATCTTTTCCCTGTGCCTGAAGTTGTATCCAGGTAGATATGAG ATCAAGTTTGTTATTGATGGAACATGGAGGATCGATCCCCTTCGCCCTATTGTCAATAACAATGGATATGAGAACAATCTACTTATCATCACATGA